A DNA window from Vicinamibacterales bacterium contains the following coding sequences:
- a CDS encoding DUF1800 domain-containing protein, with protein sequence MAPQREEEIAHLFRRAGFGTSDAELAQFARLGIVSYPTAAAYLLDYGKQPDDVDQYIGQPGYVLTTSPAAFSPTTSVTDARQRWLFRMVHTRRPLQEKMALFWHNHFATAQSKIAGDTSTEDATRMLAAKPSEDAGGVTGQIELFRQNALGNFRDLLVAVAQDPAMLFWLDGRSNVRAHPQENFARELMELFTMGVDTFAETDVYAGARVFSGWNLAHPGSGAAQHYAFSYVAGNHDTSAKSFTFPIYADGSAVIPARAAGAGMQDGLDLLNAVAAHPKTGPRLARKLYAYFVNEVDEPDQALIDQMASLYYARNFEIEPMVRYLLLSPQFRDPATYYKRYSWPVEFVVRALKEVGWSGFSVNDALTPLAAMGQQLLEPPDVSGWRLGQGWFSTGATLARMNFAAQLATNQKFALREGYRPFAASADAVLSEAMDRLLPADFDADSQSTLLGYLQAGGAWTGSDAQLLTKVPGLVHLIVGSGEYQLV encoded by the coding sequence GTGGCTCCGCAACGCGAAGAAGAGATTGCTCATCTGTTTCGCCGTGCCGGCTTCGGCACCAGCGACGCGGAGCTCGCGCAGTTTGCGCGCCTCGGGATCGTCAGCTATCCAACCGCCGCGGCCTATCTCCTCGACTACGGCAAACAGCCTGACGATGTCGATCAGTACATCGGACAGCCCGGCTACGTGCTGACGACCTCGCCGGCAGCGTTCTCGCCGACGACCAGCGTCACCGACGCCCGTCAGAGGTGGCTGTTCCGCATGGTGCACACCAGGCGGCCGCTGCAGGAGAAGATGGCGCTCTTCTGGCACAATCACTTCGCCACCGCACAATCGAAGATCGCCGGCGATACGTCGACAGAGGACGCCACGCGGATGCTCGCGGCCAAGCCGTCCGAGGACGCCGGGGGCGTGACGGGGCAGATCGAGCTCTTCCGCCAGAACGCACTCGGCAACTTCCGCGATCTGCTGGTGGCCGTCGCACAGGACCCCGCAATGCTGTTCTGGCTCGACGGCCGCTCCAACGTCCGCGCCCACCCGCAGGAGAACTTCGCGCGCGAGCTGATGGAGCTGTTCACGATGGGCGTCGACACGTTCGCCGAGACGGACGTCTACGCGGGCGCGCGCGTGTTCAGCGGCTGGAATCTGGCGCACCCGGGCAGCGGCGCGGCGCAGCACTACGCGTTCAGCTACGTGGCCGGCAACCACGATACGAGCGCCAAGTCGTTCACGTTTCCGATCTATGCCGACGGCAGCGCGGTGATTCCGGCGCGGGCGGCCGGCGCCGGGATGCAGGACGGACTCGATCTCCTCAACGCCGTCGCCGCGCACCCGAAGACCGGCCCGCGCCTGGCGCGCAAGCTCTATGCATACTTCGTAAACGAGGTCGACGAGCCGGACCAGGCGCTGATCGATCAGATGGCGTCGCTGTACTACGCGCGCAACTTCGAGATCGAGCCGATGGTGCGCTACCTGCTGCTCTCGCCGCAGTTTCGCGATCCGGCCACCTACTACAAGCGCTACTCGTGGCCGGTGGAGTTCGTGGTCCGCGCGCTGAAAGAGGTCGGCTGGTCGGGCTTCTCGGTGAACGACGCATTGACGCCGCTGGCCGCCATGGGGCAGCAGCTGCTCGAGCCCCCGGATGTGAGCGGGTGGCGGCTCGGGCAGGGGTGGTTTTCGACCGGCGCGACGCTCGCGCGGATGAACTTCGCGGCGCAGCTGGCGACCAACCAGAAGTTCGCGCTGCGCGAGGGGTACCGCCCGTTCGCGGCCTCCGCCGACGCGGTGCTCTCGGAAGCGATGGACCGGCTGCTGCCGGCCGACTTCGACGCCGACAGCCAATCGACGCTGCTCGGATACCTGCAGGCCGGCGGCGCCTGGACCGGCTCCGATGCGCAACTGCTGACGAAAGTGCCCGGGCTCGTCCACCTGATCGTGGGATCCGGCGAGTACCAGCTGGTCTAG
- a CDS encoding NIPSNAP family protein, whose amino-acid sequence MFRRNFLSLFPMLPAMAAGQAAPTGGGAAGPLLYEWRQFSMRTGPAGRRLDDYLQAALIPALNRLGHAPVGVFQVTFGLPTPTTCVLTPFASADGLVRRDAALDADAEYVRAAAAYLDAAAGDPAYVRQEVSILSAFPQFPAIAVPAATASKGARIFELRTYESPGERAHRAKVKMFAEMGEIDIFKRVGFAPVFFAHTLAGPRMPSLVYMLTHENLAARDRNWAAFAGDADWAKLRQTPGYSDAEIVSNITDILLRPAAYSQI is encoded by the coding sequence ATGTTCCGACGGAACTTCCTCTCGCTGTTTCCGATGCTGCCGGCGATGGCGGCCGGGCAGGCCGCGCCGACCGGCGGCGGCGCCGCAGGACCGCTGCTTTACGAATGGCGCCAGTTCTCGATGCGGACGGGACCGGCCGGGCGCCGTCTCGACGACTACCTGCAGGCCGCGCTGATCCCGGCGCTCAATCGGCTTGGCCACGCGCCGGTCGGCGTCTTCCAGGTCACGTTCGGGCTGCCGACGCCGACCACGTGCGTGCTGACGCCGTTTGCGTCGGCCGACGGGCTCGTCCGGCGCGATGCGGCGCTCGACGCCGACGCCGAGTACGTGAGGGCGGCCGCGGCGTACCTCGACGCCGCTGCGGGCGATCCCGCGTATGTGCGGCAGGAGGTCTCCATCCTCTCGGCGTTTCCACAGTTTCCGGCGATCGCGGTGCCGGCGGCGACCGCCTCGAAAGGGGCGCGGATCTTCGAGCTGCGCACCTATGAGAGCCCCGGCGAACGTGCGCATCGCGCCAAGGTGAAGATGTTCGCCGAGATGGGGGAGATCGACATCTTCAAGCGGGTCGGCTTCGCGCCGGTGTTCTTCGCGCACACGCTCGCGGGTCCGCGGATGCCCAGCCTCGTCTACATGCTGACCCACGAGAACCTCGCCGCGCGCGATCGGAACTGGGCCGCATTCGCCGGCGACGCCGACTGGGCCAAACTGCGGCAGACGCCGGGCTACTCGGATGCGGAAATCGTGTCGAACATCACCGACATCCTGCTGCGCCCCGCGGCCTACTCGCAGATCTGA
- a CDS encoding DUF5996 family protein, translating into MSRSDWPALPLTSWRDTRDTLHMWTQIVGKISLALTPRVNHFWNIALQITPRGLQTPMLASGDTHFMIAFDFVAHELVILTAAGARRTVPLAPQTVADFYGSVMSALVELGIQIRIWTQPVEVVEPIRFEADTTHRDYDAEAVGRFWRTVLAMKPVFDALRAEFIGKCSPVHFFWGSFDLAVTRFSGRRAPARPGADAITREAYSHEVISHGWWPGGGPIDEPAFYAYAAPEPEGFRTAAVAPSAAIYNADFGEFLLPYEAVRSAASPEAALYSFLRTTYDAGATLAHWDRGALERPAPEWPAAKEWTR; encoded by the coding sequence ATGTCACGCTCCGACTGGCCGGCCCTCCCCTTGACCTCCTGGCGCGACACGCGCGACACCCTGCATATGTGGACGCAGATCGTGGGCAAGATCTCCCTGGCGCTGACGCCCCGGGTGAACCACTTCTGGAATATCGCGCTGCAGATCACGCCGCGCGGCCTCCAGACGCCCATGCTGGCCTCCGGCGACACCCACTTCATGATCGCATTCGACTTCGTGGCGCACGAGCTCGTGATACTGACCGCGGCCGGCGCCCGGCGCACTGTTCCGCTGGCGCCGCAGACCGTGGCCGACTTCTATGGCAGCGTGATGAGCGCGCTCGTCGAACTGGGCATCCAGATCCGCATCTGGACGCAGCCGGTGGAGGTCGTGGAACCGATCCGCTTCGAGGCCGACACGACCCACCGCGACTATGACGCGGAGGCGGTGGGCCGATTCTGGCGGACGGTGCTCGCGATGAAGCCGGTGTTCGATGCGCTGCGCGCCGAGTTCATCGGCAAGTGCAGCCCGGTCCACTTTTTCTGGGGCAGCTTCGATCTCGCCGTCACGCGCTTCTCAGGGCGCCGGGCCCCCGCGCGTCCGGGCGCCGACGCGATCACGCGTGAAGCGTACTCGCACGAAGTGATCAGTCACGGCTGGTGGCCAGGCGGCGGCCCGATCGACGAGCCCGCGTTCTACGCGTACGCCGCGCCGGAGCCCGAGGGGTTCAGGACGGCGGCCGTCGCGCCGTCCGCCGCGATCTACAACGCCGACTTCGGCGAGTTTCTCCTGCCCTACGAGGCCGTGAGATCCGCGGCGTCGCCGGAAGCCGCGCTCTACTCGTTCCTGCGGACCACCTATGATGCCGGCGCTACGCTCGCCCACTGGGATCGCGGCGCGCTCGAACGCCCCGCGCCTGAGTGGCCGGCGGCAAAGGAGTGGACACGATGA
- a CDS encoding UBP-type zinc finger domain-containing protein, with protein sequence MKTGACTHIDALEKVAPARAYECEECVKIGSSWVHLRTCQTCGGTRCCDSSPNRHATKHARATHHPVIASAEPGERWVYCYPDDAFAEY encoded by the coding sequence ATGAAGACCGGCGCCTGCACGCACATCGACGCCCTCGAGAAGGTTGCGCCGGCGCGAGCCTACGAATGCGAGGAGTGCGTGAAGATCGGATCGTCCTGGGTGCACCTGCGCACCTGCCAGACGTGCGGCGGGACGCGCTGCTGCGACAGCTCGCCCAATCGCCACGCGACCAAGCACGCCCGTGCCACGCATCACCCGGTGATCGCGTCGGCCGAACCCGGCGAACGCTGGGTGTACTGCTATCCCGACGACGCCTTCGCCGAGTACTGA
- a CDS encoding M20/M25/M40 family metallo-hydrolase encodes MTTRLTACIAALGAVLLQAQAAPVPQAPDDPIKTLVARLDLEKYKATIKGLTQFGDRRQGTARNRAALDWIEAQLKSYGCAPERVTYTYTPRTPAARGQAGRGQPGAAAGRGRGTGDPTQGQGGSRIRGTRRPTGVNNDPAKQPDDRIRELDSEPTPEGPGERQDVFCTKVGATHPGEMYIVGAHMDGIGWGEAANDDGSGTALVMELARVFSSPDVRTDRSIRFALWNNEETGLEGAGAYVDQRKDLQGQENPAGSGKYPEPKWLGMIQHDMMMFDHGMPLADGTLPKEQRAEADVNVEFQKTSKFAADAQALAWVLHAANEKYATDYPAAVGPHMTNTDSGRFQDLVAAISVRENERGAQIGGGWDPQWHQPTDLFSTYSDKDFRLGLNAAQTTLGAVAQLTAATLAAEREPPSARH; translated from the coding sequence ATGACGACTCGACTGACCGCATGCATCGCGGCCCTCGGCGCCGTGCTGCTGCAGGCCCAGGCCGCCCCGGTGCCCCAGGCGCCCGACGATCCGATCAAGACGCTCGTCGCGCGGCTCGATCTCGAAAAATACAAGGCCACGATCAAGGGCCTGACCCAGTTCGGCGATCGCCGGCAGGGGACGGCGCGCAACCGCGCGGCGCTCGATTGGATCGAGGCGCAGCTCAAGAGCTACGGCTGCGCGCCCGAACGAGTCACCTACACCTATACCCCGCGCACCCCCGCGGCGCGCGGTCAGGCCGGGCGCGGCCAGCCGGGGGCGGCGGCCGGCCGCGGCCGCGGCACCGGCGATCCCACGCAGGGCCAGGGGGGCAGCCGCATCCGTGGCACCCGACGTCCGACTGGGGTCAACAACGATCCGGCGAAACAGCCGGACGATCGTATCCGCGAGCTCGACAGCGAGCCGACGCCGGAAGGGCCGGGCGAGCGCCAGGACGTGTTCTGCACGAAGGTGGGGGCGACGCATCCCGGCGAGATGTACATCGTCGGCGCGCACATGGACGGCATCGGCTGGGGCGAAGCGGCGAACGACGATGGCTCGGGCACGGCGCTGGTGATGGAACTGGCGCGGGTCTTCAGCAGCCCGGACGTTCGGACGGACCGCTCGATCCGTTTCGCGCTCTGGAACAACGAGGAGACCGGACTCGAAGGCGCTGGCGCCTACGTCGACCAGCGCAAGGATCTGCAGGGGCAGGAGAACCCGGCCGGATCAGGGAAGTATCCCGAGCCGAAATGGCTGGGGATGATCCAGCACGACATGATGATGTTCGATCACGGCATGCCGCTCGCCGACGGCACCCTGCCGAAGGAGCAGCGCGCCGAGGCCGACGTCAACGTCGAATTCCAGAAGACCTCGAAGTTCGCCGCCGACGCTCAGGCGCTCGCGTGGGTCCTGCACGCCGCGAACGAGAAGTATGCGACGGACTATCCGGCGGCGGTCGGTCCGCACATGACCAACACCGATTCAGGCCGTTTCCAGGACCTGGTCGCGGCGATCAGCGTGCGCGAAAACGAGCGCGGCGCGCAGATCGGCGGCGGCTGGGATCCACAGTGGCACCAGCCGACGGATCTGTTTTCCACCTATTCCGACAAGGATTTCCGTCTCGGTCTAAACGCCGCGCAGACGACGCTCGGCGCCGTCGCGCAGTTGACAGCCGCCACACTGGCCGCTGAGCGCGAGCCGCCGAGCGCGAGACACTGA
- a CDS encoding AI-2E family transporter encodes MTNARTAERRVIDISVRSIVRVVAAILVVWLWLHLWQLVILVVMAAVLAVGLEPIVGWLEARRIPRGLAASGLVLTLALVAVGFLWTSGASLVSQARDLSGHVDEVRHGIAERLPGVVRQAAGQARSPVNPSAAAGYAFDAGRLVVDGVIVGILALILTIYLLLEGRQTYAWLLAYVPPAYRARVDYTAAEAREKVRGYLAGNLATSACAMIVVFSTLSLLHVPGALLVALLAGVFDFVPVVGFICSAAPALLLAATRSGGVAIAVACVYTGYHLAENYYIGPKVYGDRLRLSNLAVILAFAAGAEIGGIAGALLALPLAALYPVIERVWLRDYLARDAVETHRRLEGSRHSHA; translated from the coding sequence GTGACGAACGCGCGCACGGCGGAACGGCGGGTCATCGACATCAGCGTGCGATCCATCGTCCGCGTGGTGGCGGCGATCCTTGTCGTGTGGCTCTGGCTGCACCTCTGGCAACTGGTAATCCTGGTCGTGATGGCGGCGGTGCTCGCGGTTGGTCTCGAGCCGATCGTCGGGTGGCTGGAGGCGCGGCGGATTCCGCGCGGCCTGGCGGCGTCGGGCCTCGTGCTGACGCTGGCGCTCGTGGCTGTCGGCTTCCTCTGGACGAGCGGGGCCTCGCTCGTCTCGCAGGCACGGGACCTCTCGGGGCACGTCGACGAGGTCCGGCATGGCATCGCCGAGCGGCTCCCGGGCGTCGTCCGGCAGGCGGCCGGGCAGGCCCGCAGCCCGGTGAACCCCAGCGCGGCCGCCGGGTATGCCTTCGACGCCGGACGCCTGGTGGTCGATGGCGTCATCGTCGGCATCCTTGCCCTGATCCTGACGATCTACCTGCTCCTCGAAGGACGGCAGACCTATGCCTGGCTGCTCGCCTATGTGCCGCCAGCCTACCGCGCGCGCGTCGACTACACGGCCGCGGAGGCGCGCGAGAAGGTCCGCGGCTACCTGGCCGGCAACCTGGCGACGTCGGCGTGTGCCATGATCGTCGTGTTCTCGACGCTGTCGCTCCTCCACGTCCCCGGCGCGCTGCTGGTCGCGTTGCTGGCCGGGGTGTTCGACTTCGTCCCGGTCGTGGGCTTCATCTGTTCCGCTGCCCCGGCGCTGCTGCTCGCGGCGACCCGATCGGGCGGCGTGGCGATTGCGGTGGCGTGCGTCTACACGGGGTATCACCTGGCCGAAAACTACTACATCGGTCCCAAGGTGTATGGCGACCGCCTTCGCCTGTCGAACCTGGCGGTGATCCTGGCCTTCGCCGCAGGGGCCGAAATTGGCGGCATTGCGGGGGCGCTCCTGGCCCTGCCGCTCGCCGCGCTGTATCCGGTGATCGAGCGCGTTTGGCTGCGGGATTACCTGGCGCGCGACGCCGTCGAGACCCACCGCCGGCTCGAAGGCTCCCGTCATTCGCACGCCTGA
- a CDS encoding MFS transporter has translation MSRVTRALRHRNYRLFFSGQSLSLVGTWITRVATSWLVYRLTGSELLLGIVGFCGQIPTLILAPFAGVVVDRRNRHRLLVVTQILSLLQSLALAVLTLEHLITVKWVLALQIAQGVINAFDTPARQTFVVEMVEDRADLPNAIALNSAMVNGSRIIGPSIGGVLIATVGEGWCFMIDAASYLFVVASLILMRTAPAAPRPATRMREELRDGWRYVWQSLPIRTALVSLAVVSTMAMPYTVLMPAFVDHVLRRGPNTLGTLMAASGAGALASGVYLASRRSVVGLGRIVAMATLAFGASLIGFAFATSFWMALAVLPVVGGAFMMQMAATNTVLQTLVDDRMRGRVMAFYTMAFFGTAPIGSLLAGVVADRIGSRWTIGLGGAACILSGAWLASRLPRLRAIVHPIYVERGILPVPAVDSGAKTL, from the coding sequence ATGAGCCGCGTCACGCGCGCCCTGCGCCATCGCAACTATCGGCTGTTTTTCTCGGGACAGAGCCTGTCGCTCGTCGGCACGTGGATCACCCGCGTCGCGACGAGCTGGCTGGTCTATCGCCTGACCGGCTCCGAACTGCTGCTCGGCATCGTCGGGTTCTGCGGGCAGATCCCGACCCTGATACTGGCCCCGTTTGCCGGCGTCGTGGTCGACCGCCGCAACCGGCACCGGCTGCTGGTCGTGACCCAGATCCTGTCGCTGCTGCAGTCGCTGGCGCTCGCGGTGCTGACGCTCGAGCACCTGATCACCGTGAAGTGGGTGCTGGCGCTGCAGATCGCGCAGGGCGTCATCAACGCGTTCGACACGCCGGCGCGGCAGACATTCGTCGTCGAAATGGTCGAGGATCGCGCCGATCTGCCCAACGCGATCGCCCTCAATTCGGCGATGGTGAACGGCAGCCGGATCATCGGCCCGTCGATTGGCGGCGTGCTGATCGCGACGGTCGGCGAGGGCTGGTGCTTCATGATCGACGCGGCGTCGTACCTGTTTGTGGTGGCGTCGCTCATCCTGATGCGGACTGCGCCGGCGGCGCCGCGGCCAGCCACGCGGATGCGCGAGGAACTCCGCGACGGCTGGCGCTACGTCTGGCAGTCGCTGCCGATCCGGACCGCGCTCGTGTCACTGGCGGTCGTCAGCACGATGGCGATGCCCTACACGGTGCTGATGCCGGCGTTCGTCGACCACGTGCTGCGCCGGGGCCCCAACACGCTGGGGACCCTGATGGCGGCGTCGGGCGCGGGCGCGCTCGCCAGCGGCGTCTATCTGGCGTCGCGGCGCTCGGTGGTCGGCCTCGGCCGCATCGTGGCGATGGCGACGCTGGCATTCGGCGCGTCGCTGATCGGCTTCGCGTTCGCGACGTCGTTCTGGATGGCGCTCGCCGTCCTGCCGGTGGTCGGAGGGGCCTTCATGATGCAGATGGCGGCGACCAACACCGTGCTGCAGACGCTCGTCGACGACCGGATGCGCGGCCGCGTGATGGCGTTCTACACGATGGCGTTCTTCGGCACGGCGCCGATCGGCAGTCTGTTGGCTGGCGTCGTCGCCGACCGGATCGGCTCGCGCTGGACGATCGGCCTTGGCGGAGCCGCCTGCATCCTCAGCGGCGCCTGGCTGGCGTCCCGCCTGCCGCGCCTGCGCGCGATCGTCCATCCGATCTACGTCGAACGCGGCATCCTGCCCGTGCCGGCGGTCGACAGCGGCGCCAAGACTCTGTAG
- a CDS encoding ABC transporter permease, with amino-acid sequence MNRIPMLETLARDTRYALRMLGKTPGFTAAAVVTLALGIGANAAVFSAVNALLFEPLPFPQPDRLAIVGRHYRSVKSGDSHDTGSNGRMWLAVRDHTSTVDAAVYGGTTGVNLVAAENVAYVSQQRVSAGYFRVLGIAPMIGREFSPDEDRPGGQPVVMLTYDLWRRVFGGDRAVAGRPVTLRGETYAIVGVMPADFPITEGGARFDGGSGVDLWTPLQPSTTGEGGGTNYETIARLRDGVSWAQAQNDLRGASSQAFVNVPAGDAAELELVPMQAGMTADIRQPLLMLWGAVGIVLLIACVNVAGLLLARGATRTREIATRMALGSGRGAVVRQLLVESVIIGLLGAAAGLTVAWAALSVVGSLGAKVFGLWQPLTLNTRVLLATAACGVGTSVLFGLFPALQTSRLDVQAALAESGTRGVAGGSSRWPRRVLVVAEMMLGVILLVSAGLLIRTFVHLRTLDPGFDEANLLTASVSLQDARYREPQAVAQLFEATNARLRGRAGIGSVAVALGMPYSRLLNDGFRRLDGPQVDSPSEGRITNEMYVTPGFFETLHVPVRGGRTFDPRDTAQSAPVAVVNEAFVARYYKNDPQVIGRHIGPGAPREIVGIVGNTQQGSAGWGNFGPISPLPCVYIPVAQTTSKFLTLVHTWFQPSWVVRSQLPASQVVSELRTAIAAVDPQLPIASIRTIDALRGEKLASQRFMVWLVAGLGLIALVLAGVGLHGLIASSVNERTRELGIRLALGATGSQAIAVVVVPGLLLAAAGVTLGAAAALAVTRLLQSFVWGVAPSDPATFAGVIAGLMLIAVAASLLPALRVLRLDPASTLRAE; translated from the coding sequence ATGAACAGGATTCCCATGCTCGAGACGCTGGCTCGCGACACGCGCTACGCCTTGCGGATGCTGGGCAAGACACCGGGGTTCACCGCGGCGGCGGTGGTGACGCTGGCGCTGGGGATCGGCGCGAATGCGGCGGTATTCAGCGCCGTCAACGCGCTCCTGTTCGAGCCATTGCCGTTCCCGCAGCCGGACCGCCTGGCGATCGTCGGGCGGCACTATCGGTCGGTGAAGTCGGGCGACAGCCACGACACCGGGTCGAACGGCCGGATGTGGCTGGCGGTGCGCGATCACACGAGCACGGTCGACGCGGCCGTCTACGGCGGGACCACGGGCGTCAACCTTGTGGCGGCGGAGAACGTCGCCTACGTCTCGCAGCAGCGGGTCAGCGCCGGCTACTTCCGCGTGCTCGGCATCGCGCCGATGATCGGCCGCGAGTTCTCCCCGGACGAGGATCGTCCCGGCGGCCAGCCGGTGGTCATGCTGACCTACGATCTGTGGCGCCGCGTCTTTGGCGGCGACCGGGCCGTGGCCGGCAGACCCGTGACGCTGCGCGGCGAGACCTACGCGATCGTCGGCGTGATGCCGGCGGACTTTCCGATCACCGAGGGCGGCGCGCGCTTTGACGGCGGCAGCGGCGTCGATCTGTGGACGCCGCTCCAGCCCTCGACGACCGGAGAGGGGGGCGGCACGAACTACGAGACCATTGCCCGCCTGCGCGACGGCGTGAGCTGGGCGCAGGCGCAGAACGACCTGCGCGGCGCGTCGAGTCAGGCGTTCGTGAACGTGCCGGCCGGCGATGCCGCGGAGCTGGAGCTGGTCCCGATGCAGGCGGGCATGACCGCCGACATCCGGCAGCCGCTGCTCATGCTGTGGGGCGCGGTCGGCATCGTGTTGCTGATCGCGTGCGTCAACGTCGCCGGCCTGCTGCTGGCGCGCGGCGCGACCCGCACCCGCGAGATCGCCACCCGCATGGCGCTCGGCAGCGGCCGTGGCGCCGTCGTCCGGCAGCTCCTCGTCGAAAGCGTGATCATCGGGCTGCTCGGCGCGGCGGCGGGGCTGACCGTCGCCTGGGCGGCGCTCTCGGTCGTGGGCTCGCTCGGTGCGAAGGTGTTCGGCCTCTGGCAGCCGTTGACGCTGAATACGCGCGTGCTGCTCGCCACGGCAGCGTGCGGCGTCGGCACGAGCGTGCTGTTCGGGCTGTTTCCGGCGCTGCAGACGTCGCGTCTCGACGTGCAGGCGGCGCTGGCCGAGAGCGGGACCCGCGGCGTCGCCGGCGGGTCGAGCCGCTGGCCGCGCCGGGTGCTCGTGGTGGCCGAGATGATGCTCGGCGTCATCCTGCTGGTCAGCGCCGGACTGCTGATCCGGACCTTCGTGCACCTGCGCACGCTCGATCCCGGCTTCGACGAGGCGAATCTGCTGACCGCCAGCGTGTCGCTGCAGGACGCGCGCTACCGTGAGCCGCAGGCCGTGGCGCAGCTGTTCGAGGCGACGAATGCGCGCCTGCGCGGCCGCGCCGGGATCGGGAGCGTCGCCGTCGCGCTCGGCATGCCGTACAGCCGGCTGTTGAACGACGGGTTCCGGCGGCTCGACGGTCCGCAGGTCGATTCCCCGTCGGAGGGGCGCATCACCAACGAGATGTACGTGACCCCCGGCTTCTTCGAGACGCTGCACGTGCCGGTGCGCGGCGGCCGCACCTTCGACCCGCGCGACACCGCGCAGTCGGCGCCCGTGGCGGTCGTCAACGAGGCGTTCGTCGCCCGCTACTACAAGAACGACCCGCAGGTCATCGGCCGCCACATCGGTCCGGGCGCGCCGCGCGAGATCGTCGGTATCGTCGGCAACACGCAGCAGGGATCGGCCGGGTGGGGGAACTTCGGCCCGATCTCGCCGCTGCCGTGCGTCTACATTCCGGTCGCGCAGACCACGTCGAAGTTCCTGACGCTCGTGCACACGTGGTTTCAGCCCTCATGGGTCGTCCGCAGCCAGCTGCCGGCGTCGCAGGTAGTCTCGGAGCTGCGCACGGCGATCGCGGCGGTCGATCCGCAGCTGCCGATCGCCAGCATCCGGACGATCGACGCCCTCCGGGGCGAAAAGCTCGCGTCGCAGCGATTCATGGTCTGGCTCGTCGCGGGTCTCGGGCTGATCGCGCTTGTGCTCGCGGGTGTGGGCCTGCACGGGCTGATCGCCAGCAGCGTCAACGAACGCACGCGCGAGCTCGGGATCCGTCTCGCGCTCGGCGCGACGGGCAGCCAGGCGATTGCCGTGGTGGTCGTGCCTGGACTCCTGCTCGCCGCCGCTGGCGTGACGCTCGGCGCCGCTGCGGCGCTGGCGGTGACCCGGCTCCTCCAGTCGTTCGTCTGGGGCGTGGCGCCGTCGGATCCCGCGACGTTTGCCGGGGTGATCGCCGGCCTCATGCTCATCGCGGTCGCCGCGAGCCTGCTGCCGGCGCTCCGCGTCCTGCGGCTCGATCCAGCCAGCACGCTCCGCGCCGAATGA
- a CDS encoding aldo/keto reductase — protein sequence MPIPLRPFGRHADVRVSALGLGGYHLGQIASVRESIRLVHAAIDAGVTFMDNAWEYNDHESEVRMGRALADRRDAVFLMTKVCTHGRDAKVAMRQLEESLRRLKTDYLDLWQVHECVYFNDPDRHFARGGVVEALDRARRQGKVRFVGFTGHKDPAIHLRMLSFGYQFDACQLPLNVFDGTFKSFETQVLPELVRQGIAPIGMKSLCGSGDPVKKRAVKVEDALRYAMSLPVATTVSGIDSMRVLRQNVRIASGFSPLSAAQMARLRRHAAEPASDGRFERFKTSMAHDADEGRRQHGFPLMADLAG from the coding sequence ATGCCAATTCCTCTTCGTCCGTTCGGCCGCCATGCCGACGTCCGCGTGTCGGCGCTCGGGCTCGGCGGCTATCATCTCGGACAGATCGCAAGTGTGCGCGAGAGCATCCGACTCGTACACGCCGCCATCGACGCCGGCGTCACCTTCATGGACAACGCCTGGGAGTACAACGATCACGAGAGCGAAGTGCGGATGGGCCGCGCGCTCGCCGATCGCCGCGACGCGGTGTTCCTGATGACCAAGGTCTGCACGCACGGCCGCGATGCCAAGGTCGCGATGCGCCAGCTCGAGGAGTCGCTGCGGCGGCTCAAGACCGACTACCTCGATCTCTGGCAGGTGCACGAGTGCGTGTACTTCAACGATCCCGATCGGCATTTCGCCCGTGGGGGCGTCGTCGAGGCGCTCGATCGCGCCAGGCGGCAGGGGAAGGTTCGCTTCGTGGGGTTCACCGGGCACAAGGACCCGGCGATCCATCTGCGGATGCTGTCGTTCGGATACCAGTTCGACGCGTGCCAGCTGCCGTTGAACGTGTTCGACGGCACGTTCAAGAGCTTCGAGACGCAGGTGCTGCCGGAGCTCGTCCGGCAGGGCATCGCTCCGATCGGGATGAAGAGCCTGTGCGGGTCCGGCGACCCGGTGAAGAAGCGGGCCGTGAAGGTCGAAGACGCGCTTCGCTACGCCATGAGCCTGCCGGTCGCGACCACGGTCAGCGGTATCGATTCCATGCGCGTGCTCCGGCAGAACGTCAGGATTGCGTCGGGATTCAGCCCCCTGAGCGCTGCGCAGATGGCGCGTCTGCGGCGCCATGCCGCCGAGCCGGCCTCCGACGGACGGTTCGAGCGGTTCAAGACGTCGATGGCGCACGATGCCGACGAAGGCCGGCGCCAGCACGGGTTTCCGCTGATGGCGGATCTCGCGGGCTGA